Below is a window of Cytobacillus firmus DNA.
TGATTAAGGATGCCGGTGTCGAAGAAGTGAAAGGGCAAAAACGATACCAATTTTTCAGCAATCAGCTCTTTGGATTAGAAGAAGCATTGGAAAGGCTGGTAGAAGAGTATTTTCACCCTGCTGCCAAACGCCTTGATGTCCGTAAAAGGATCCTTTTATTAATGGGTCCTGTCAGCGGCGGTAAATCAACTTTAGTGACAATGCTAAAGAGAGGTTTGGAGCAATATTCCCACGCTGAAAGGGGCGCGGTCTATGCTATTAAGGGCTGCCCAATGCATGAAGATCCGCTTCATTTAATTCCGCATCACCTCCGCAAGGATTTTTATGATGAGTATGGAATAAGAATTGAAGGAAACCTATCGCCATTGAATAGTATGCGTCTCGAACAGGAGTATGGCGGCCGCATAGAAGATGTTTTAATTGAACGAATCATTTTCTCCGAAGACCGCAGGGTGGGGATTGGAACTTTCAGCCCTTCAGATCCGAAATCCCAGGATATTGCTGATCTGACTGGAAGCATTGACTTTTCAACTATTGCTGAATATGGTTCAGAATCCGATCCTCGTGCCTACCGTTTCGACGGGGAACTGAATAAAGCAAACCGCGGTATGATGGAATTCCAGGAAATGCTGAAGTGTGACGAGAAGTTTTTATGGCATTTATTATCCCTGACTCAGGAAGGCAACTTTAAAGCCGGACGCTTTGCCCTGATTTCGGCAGATGAGCTAATTGTCGCTCACACGAATGAAACAGAGTATCGTTCATTCATTTCCAATAAAAAGAATGAAGCTTTGCATTCCAGGATAATCGTTATGCCAATCCCATATAATTTAAAGGTTTCAGAGGAAGAGAAGATTTACGATAAAATGATCCGTGAAAGCGATGTTTCCAATGTGCACATTGCACCGCATACTTTAAGAGTGGCAGCGATGTTTACGATTTTAACCCGCATGAAGGATCCGAAAAAAGGCGATATTGATTTAGTTAAGAAAATGCGTTTGTATGATGGAGAGAGTGTTGAAGGCTATAATAGAGCAGATGTGGAAGAATTGAAAAAAGAGCATGCAGATGAGGGCATGAGCGGCATTGACCCGCGTTATGTCATCAACAGGATCTCTTCGACAATCATCCGCAAAAATATCACAAGCATCAATGCGCTGGATGTATTGCGATCGCTAAAAGAAGGATTGGATCAGCATCCATCCATTACTCCAGAGCTTAAGGAAAGATATCTGAACTTTATTTCTCTGGCCCGCAAAGAGTATGATGATATCGCTAAGAAAGAAGTCCAAAAGGCATTTGTTTACTCCTATGAAGAATCTGCGAAAACGCTTATGGAAAACTATCTTGATAATGTTGAAGCATACTGCAATAAAGCGAAACTGCGCGACCCATTAACCGGTGAGGAAATCAGTCCGGATGAAAAGCTGATGCGCTCAATCGAAGAGCAGATCGGCATCTCCGAAAATGCGAAGAAAGCATTCAGGGAGGAAATCCTCATCCGCATCTCCGCTTATGCCAGGAAAGGCAAGCGCTTTGATTATAATTCGCATGACCGTCTGCGCGAAGCCATTCAGAAGAAACTCTTTGCCGACCTGAAGGATGTCGTGAAAATCACAACATCTTCAAAAACGCCGGATGAGCAGCAGCTGAAGAAGGTGAATGAGGTAGTAGCACGTCTGATCGACGAACATGGATATAACTCCACATCAGCAAACGAACTGCTCCGCTATGTGGGAAGCTTGCTGAATCGATAAATGGAGGGCCTGGCAGTATTGCTGCCAGGCTTATTTTTTAGTATGTAATTAATAGATTTAATACATATAAAAAAAGAGGCTTCGAAAAGCCTCTTCATCTATTTTTGTCGATTTTTAATGCGGGTTCTTTCTTTTTTTTCTGGCATTCCGGACAGATTGGCTTATTTTCAAGGTAAACGGTCCGCTCAAATATCGATAATTCACCGCACCAGCTGCAGCAAAGGATTTCACTCATAAAATCCCCCCCTTTTGTATAATCCTATTTACACTTGGCCATAATTATGCCTGCAGAATCAGTATAAAAGTTTAGATTAGCCCGTTTAGGGGTATATATACAGCAGAGGTGATATTCATGAAAAAGAAAGAATTAGATAAGGATTATACACCGAGAAACAGCTCAATGGCAGAAAATATTGAGGAAATGGAAAACCTGGGCAAGCAGATGGAAAATCTCCGGACCAATAAAGAATTAAAAGAGGATTACGATAAATATCCGGATCCTATTCAGAATAAAAACAAAGACAAGAACCTTCGCTAACCGCGGAGGTTTATTTTGTATAAAAAATGGGCTTGTCCAAAAGATGCTTCGAATGTCTTATTGTCAAAATTATTTGTAAATTATTTTGCCTTCCCGCATATGATAGAGTAATAAACATTTCTTTGTATTGGTGCATGAATATCAAAATCACTGCCGGGAAATGAATCTATGAAATGAAGGCAGACTGCTGAAATGGGGATGTTTCATCTTTTTTGACACTCGCGATATTGTATGTTGGAAAGCTGTAATGTGTGAAATTTAATTTAAAAGGAGGGGTTAACATGACGAATGTCAATAACCATCAGTTTGTGATTTCCCAAGAAGATTGGTCCCTCCATCGCAAAGGCTATGATGACCAGCAGCGTCATCAGGATAAAGTCCAGGAAGCAATCCGCAACAATTTGCCTGATTTAATAACGGAAGAAAACATTGTAATGTCGAATGGGCGGGAAGTGGTAAAGATTCCGATTCGCTCATTGGATGAATACAAAATCCGTTATAACTATGATAAAAACAAACATGTCGGCCAAGGCGATGGAGATAGCCAGATTGGAGATGTAGTGGCCCGTGACGGATCCGGCAGCAAGAAAGGACCCGGAAAGGGGCAAGGAGCAGGCGACCAGGCAGGCGAGGATTATTTTGAAGCAGAAGTATCACTGATGGAAATTGAAGAAGCTTTATTTAAACAATTGGAATTACCTAATTTAAAGAGAAAAGAACAGGATGAAAATGTGATAGAGGATATTGAATTTAATGACATCAGAAAGACAGGGTTAATGGGCAATATTGATAAGAAAAGGACCATGATGTCGGCATTTAAGCGCAACGCAATGAAGGGAAAGGCAGCGTTCCACCCGATTTATAAGGAAGATTTGAAGTTTAAGACCTGGAACGAAATTGTAAAGCCTGATTCAAAGGCTGTCGTGCTTGCGATGATGGATACGAGCGGATCGATGGGGATATGGGAAAAGTATATGGCCAGAAGCTTTTTCTTCTGGATGACGCGGTTCCTGAGAACCAAATATGAGACAGTTGAAATTGAATTTATTGCCCACCATACAGAAGCAAAAGTGGTTTCAGAAGAGGACTTTTTTTCAAAAGGAGAAAGCGGTGGAACGATTTGTTCATCTGCCTACCGAAAAGCACTTGAGCTGATAGATGCCAAGTACGATCCGCGTAAATTTAATATTTACCCTTTCCACTTCTCAGACGGTGATAACCTGACCTCTGATAATGCCCGCTGTGTCAAGCTTGTGGAAGACCTGATGAAGGTGTCCAATATGTTTGGATACGGTGAGGTCAACCAGTACAACCGCCACTCGACCCTGATGTCCGCCTATAAAAATATCAAAAATGATGATTTCCGATATTTTATTCTTAAGCAAAAAGCAGATGTATTCCATGCAATGAAAAGCTTTTTCAAACAGGAAGAGGATAAGAAGAAATATGCCTAAAGAGAGGGAAACCTCTCTTTTTGTTTCAGCAAAAAGCCCCCATTTTCAGGGGGCTGCTGCTATTTAAGCCTGTCTTTTGTAAGCACTTCTTCCCGATTTACTTCACTGGTTTTCATCTCTGCTAAAGTATGTGAATGCTGAACACGACTGGGATTCTCGTTGACACAGCATGTATCAGCGGATTTATCTGCCAGTGTTTTGATATCCGATTCATGGACAACCTCCCGGGCTGAAGCACTCTCCATATATCCTTCAGAGTTTTCGGCAGTGATTCTCTGATTGTCCTGCATGGAGTTTGGATATTTCCCATAATAGTCAGCGATTAAGACATATTTTCCGTCAAAAACCATGCCTGCGTATCGATCCAGGTCATGTTCATCAAACCGTGTACCATCTTTTTTATCGGGATCAATCCCTGAACTTGTGGCCGGATCTTCCCCCATGAAAAGAGCTTTAACAGAATCAAGAAAACGCTGATTGCCCAGCTCCTGGGAACCGACTATTCGCAAGTTCACTCCGTAATTGTCTGCAAAGCTTTCAAGATTTGCTCCATCCTTTGAGACGATCACAAGATTTTCCTTCTGATACCCATTTGACCCTGCACCTTCAATGGCTTCTTTAAGCTCTTGCTGTGTATCGTATCCGCCTATTAATATATTCTTCTTCATATTTTTCACTCCCAGTGTATTATGATATTTTTTTATTTTCCCTGATTTGCAGGCGGAGAAACGTTCTTTTCCTTTTGAAGGCAGGATGCAATAATATATAGTCCGGAATCATTATTTGGCACAAGCCGTATAAATTAATAAAATGCAAAGAATACAGTATGATAAAGAGATAATAACTTAATTGAATTGCTGCTGGAGGTGGGCAGATATGGAGATTGAGAAACTGGCTAAAAGGTTAAGGAACAGAACCCCCATCATTTTGGGGAGTGAGCGATTTTCGAAGTTCGCTATTTTGCTTCCGCTGGTTGAAATCAATAATGAGGTACATGTCCTATTTGAAGTACGTTCACTAAAAATGAGAAGGCAGCCTGGGGAGGTATGTTTCCCCGGCGGAAGGATAGATCCGGAAGATAGGGATGAAGAACATACGGCCATCCGTGAAACCTCTGAGGAACTCGGTGTGGGCGAAGACAGCATCACAAATGTTTCCCCGCTGGATTACATGATTTCCTTCGGTCAAATTATTTACCCTTATGCAGGCATTATCCAAAACCCGGACAAGATTGTGCCGAACCCTGATGAAGTAGAAGAGGTTTTTACTGTGCCTCTGTCATTTCTGAAAAAAGTAAAACCGGAAACGTATCACGTGAATTTTAAGGTAGAGCCAGAAGAAAATTTTCCTTTTGATTTGATTGCCGGAGGTGAAAATTACAATTGGCAGACAAGGAGAGCGGAAGAGGTATTTTACTATTTCCAGGATAAGGTCATCTGGGGGCTGACTGCCAGAATTCTTAAGCATTTTCTTGAGATCATAACGGAAGATTTCAATGAAAGTGAAAGCGTCTGAAGAAAATAATTTTTCAAAAAAGGTTGACGTAGACCTGATAAATGTTTATGATTCATATAAATTGAATACTTAGAAACTTCTTATCAAGAGAGGCGGAGGGACTGACCCTATGAAGCCTCGGCAACCAGCATTCATGCACGGTGCCAAATTCAGAGGAATACATTTTCCGAAGATAAGAAGGCGGAATGAACGGAATATTAATTCAAACCCCTTCTTGTCTGTAATGGACGGAAGGGGTTTTTTGTTTTGATTGGAATACGCACTTTAAATCTGGCTATTTTCATAAGTTTTTTTGCTAATTTTATCTTATTTACTGAGTTGATTGTAGCGGAAGGTGCGAGATCCTCGAAAATGCTATCGCATTTTCTTCGTGCGATGTTTATCTGAGGAAGCATATTCAACGTCCTGCGGGAGTAGCGGGACAGGTGAGACCCCGCAGACGCAGAGCGTCGAGGAGGCTCACCGCCTGCCCCGCGGAAAGCGAGTGCCTGGAGCGGAAATCAACGGACATCTTTGATAGGCGAAAAACAACATTTTATATGAAAAGAGCCTTAAATTTTAACAAGGGGGAATAAATAATGTCAGCGATAACGATCGGGCTATTGGGGTTTGGAACTGTTGGAAAAGGAGTGTATGAAACAATCAGAAAGCATCAGGAAAGGCTTCAGGCGATACTCGGGAAAGAAGTGAAGGTTTCCGCTATCCTGGTCAAAAATGTGAATAAACATTCTTTGCCTGATGATGAGGTGCTTTTAACAGATGACTTTCAGGATATTATTGAGCTTCCAAAGCTTGATGTCGTAATTGATGCCATTGTTGGCAGGGAGCCGGGCTATACGTATCTGCGCCAGGCCATATTGAGAGGATGCCACGTCATTACAGCGAATAAAGAGATGTTTGCATTTCATGGAAGTGAGCTTGCGAGGCTGGCAAAAGAAAAGAATGTATCACTGGGATTTGAAGCAACAGTCGGCGGCGGAATCCCCATCATTCAGACCATCAGGCAGCTGCTAAATGCCAACAGGATCGAACGGATTGAAGGAATTTTAAATGGCACATCCAATTTCATTTTGACAAGTATGCGCGAGGAGAACTTATCATTTGAAGAAGCATTGAAAATCGCTCAGGAAAAAGGCTATGCAGAAGCCGATCCTAAAAACGATATCGAAGGATATGACGCCTTTTACAAAGCAGTTGTTCTGAGCGAGCTTGTATTCGGGAAAGCGCCGGAACAGGAATACTCTGTAAGAGAAGGCATTACTGATATTACGATTGAACAAATCCGTTTGGCTGATTCGCTGGGGCTGAAATTTAAACATATAGCATCAATTCAGAAGGAAAAAGATTCTGTCCGCTGTACAGTAAAGCCGGTCCTGACAGGAGAATCTCATCCTTTATACAGAGTAGAAGGCGTGCAGAATGCCGTTTCAATCGATGCGGATATTGTCGGAAATATCAGTTTGCAGGGACCTGGAGCAGGCATGTTCCCGACAGCGAGTGCGATTATTGAAGATCTGATTCATGTGGGCAAAGCCGATTTACCTTCAGTATTTGAGGAAGCTGGATCGGAAGAAACTGTTCCTGAACAGCCGCTCTGGGTAATATTGGGTGATGCTGAAGGATATGAATTCCCTGAGGGAGTTGAAATCGCCAGCAAAGTGTCAGAACAGGCCCTGATCGTTAAGGGAGCTGCAGAAGCTGTGTCATTATTAGACAAATCCGGTTTGAAGGCTTATCAAGTGCTTGGAGATTATGCAGTCACGGCAGGGAAGTATAAGCAGGTACAGCCGGTCTAAAAAACAGAAGGGGCAAGCCTTTGAGCTGCCCCTCCTGAAGTATGTTTAGAGATGGTGGATACTAAGCCTGCTGTTTATTAAATAATGGATTATTTAATCCGGAATACAGGTCTTTAACATGAACTGTTACTATCTTAGCGCCAATCTGGACATGGACCATATTATCAAAAACAGCTGTTACCAGGCCGTTTAATGAAACATTCGCACCAATATTTAGATCTTTGCCGGGAGATTTAACATTTTTCTTGTTTGCCATCGTAACACCATCCCATTCCAATTTATTGAAACTTATACATAGAATATTGCCTTTTTATAGTAAAATAAACGCTTTAATAAAAAAAGTCCAGTAAAATAGCTTGTTTTTTTATCGACAAATTGCAATGAAATTAGACACTTATCTAAAAACAGCTGATGGTACATCGAACTGCCTCCATAGGAAGAGGATGAAAAGAATGGACAGTCCCCATGCGGCAGCTGGCCGCTTGTGGTGCACCCAAAGGATGGTAAACATAACAGCATTGAAAAGAATCGACCATTTTAAACTCCAGCCATTATCGTACTTTATCAAATTTAATTTGATGTCAACAACCTCATTTACAGTATAGAGAAGGACCCAGCCTAAAATATAAAGCAGTTTCTTAATAAGTTTGCCGCCAGGAAATCTGTATAAATAGATCAAAATGGTTACCGGATACTTTACAGCCATTATGGAAAAACTGACATGGGTATTTGTAAGATTCACCTTCTCATCGACCCCCTGTGGATCATATGTCCACATCGGATAAAAATCTGAGAGCAGATATAAATATAAAAAATCCCCTAATATGTAAAAAAGGATGGTGGGATAATACATTTTCCAATTTCTCCAGTCACCCCACTTCCATAGAGCGAAAATCCACAAAAAAGCATAAAGAGCATTCATTCCATTCACCTCTTCAGAGAACGCACAGTTATTCCTATCCTATCCAATTTTTAAAAAAATAAAAAAACTAACAGGTTAAGGCAGATAAATAACCGGAAAACCCAATCAGAAGGGGGCTTTCCGGTCGTTTTTTTACATAGCTGTTATTTTCTGTTCCGTGATACATAAGGACTATCCGCCATCCAGAATCTCCAGGGATAATCCCGTGCTTCACCGGAATTATCAATGCCTATTCGTTTTCCCTGTTTGATTTCCCCGGGAGGGATTCCTTTAGCAATCATTAGAGGAGGGCTGGTAAAATGGCGGCCATAATCATCTATTGTTATATCAAGGGCTTTAGTTAATTTACCGGGACCATTAGTGAGGTTTTTAAGATCTTCCATCTTACGTCTTTTCTTCATTAACTCAAGTCCTTCGACAGGTTCAATCCCTCTGATCAATACAGCTTCCGGCTTTTCTTTTGGGCCGCTTACCACATTAACAAGGCAATGGGTATGCATCACATAAGTGTAGACAAAACCGGGTTCATTGAACATGATCTCGGTCCTTTTTGTTCTCCTGTTTCCAAAGCTGTGTGCTGCTCTGTCTTCCGGGCCCATATAAGCTTCTGTCTCAACAATATAGCCTGATGCCATTCCTTCTTCAGTTTCTTTGATCAATAAGCAGCCCAGAAGTGCTTCAGCCAGCTGAAGCGTCGGCTGCCGGTAAAAACTTTCTGGAAGAGGAGCATATTGTGTTATTTCCTTCATAGTCAATCTCTCCAATAGTATTTTATGAGGTCAGTCTTATGTTTTTACCCTGTGCTATTTTTTCATAACCATACCTGCAGTATAATAGCAAAAGGAATACAAGACAGGATGTGTGGATTAATGAATAAAAATATCGGTTTTATCGGATGCGGAAAAATGGCTCAGGCAATAATCGGGGGTATATTAAAATCTGATCTGGTGAATGCAAGGCAGATTATTGCTTCAGCGAAAACGGAGAAGACGCTTGTTGACGTTAAAAGCAGGTGGGATATACAAACACGCTTTTCTAATAGTGAGGCAGCTGAGGTAGCAGATATACTGTTTCTGGCTATTAAGCCTGATGCGCATGCTGCGGTTATTGAAGAAATTAAAGATAGCATTACTTCCCATACAATTATCATAACGATTGCGGCAGGCATAAGTCTTTCTTTTCTGGAAAAGTCATTTGGCAGAAAGATTAAATCAGTCCGTTCCATGCCTAATACCCCATCATTGGTAGGTGAAGGCATGTGTGTTCTTTCAGCTAATGAATCGCTATCTCCTGAGGAGATGGAAGATGTAATCAAAATATTTTCATGTATTGGCAGAGCAGCGGTTATGGAAGAAAAGATGATGGACGCAATTCCGGCTATCAGCGGTTCTTCGCCCGCTTATGCCTATATCTTCATTGAAGCATTGGCAGATGGAGGTGTAAAAGCCGGATTGCCCCGTGATCAGTCTTATGAGCTTGCAGCACAGGCTATTTTGGGGGCAGCCAGGATGGTGCTGGAAACAGGCAAGCATCCTGCGGAATTGAAGGATGAGGTCTGTACTCCAGGAGGTGCAACAATAGAAGCTGTTGCCGAACTGGAGAGAAAAGGGTTCCGTTCAGCGGTGATGAGTGCGATGGAACAATGCTTTGAAAAGACAAAGGCACTTTCCCGGAAAAATAATTAGACAAGAATTATCTATCTGGACCCGGCACTTTTTATACTGCAGGGTTTTTCAATGGTTTTAGGCACAAATAAAAAGAAAAACAAGAACATTCCACAGCTAAATGGAATATATAATAAGAAAATTTAAATTTTAATTCCGACTTGACTCATAGGAATACATGTATTATAGTAAGTCATTATGATAACATCTTTTGGGGAGGATTCAGTCCGATGAGTACAGGACTTTTAGTTTTAAATATTATCGTAATGCTGCTTCTTTTAGGCGCATTATTCTTTATGCAGAAAAAGCATATTTCATTCTCAAAGCGTGTGTTTACAGCGCTTGGTTTAGGGATCCTGTTTGGCTTCGCACTTCAGCTGATATATGGACCGGGTGCTGAGGTTATTGCCAAATCAGCAGACTGGTTTAATTTAGTTGGCGGAGGTTATGTGAAGTTCCTGCAAATGATCGTCATGCCGCTTGTCTTCATTTCGATTTTAGGTGCTTTTACTAAACTGAAATTAACAAATAATATTGGAAAAATAAGTGTCCTTATCCTTGGACTGCTTGTAGGTACCACTGCAGTTGCTGCTGCTGTCGGAATTGCAACAGCTGTCGGTTTTGACCTGGAGGCTGTCCAAATCAGCGGAGGGGATGCTGAGACTGCCCGCGGCCAACAGCTTGAAGAAACCTATCAGGGCATTGAAGGAAGAACGTTCCCGCAGCAAATGCTTGATTTGCTTCCGGCCAACCCATTCCTTGATTTTACAGGGGCAAGACCAACATCTACGATTTCAGTCGTTATCTTTGCAGCCTTTTTAGGGATTGCTTATCTTGGTGTGAGAAGGAAATCACCAGAGCAGGCTGAACTCTTTGCGAAAATTGTGGATGCATTCTATGCAATCATCATGCGAGTTGTTACATTAATTTTACGCTTGACACCATATGGAGTTTTGGCAATTATGACGAAAACAGTCGCCATGAGTGATTTTGACTCCATTTTGAATTTAGGAAAATTTGTTATTGCTTCTTATGTGGCACTAGCCATTATGTTCCTGATTCACCTGCTGCTTTTAACATTAAGCGGATTAAATCCAATCACATACTTGAAAAAAGCATTCCCGGTATTGACCTTTGCTTTTACGTCAAGAACAAGTGCGGGTGCATTGCCTTTGAATATTAAAACGCAAAAGTCACTCGGTGTTCCTGAGGGAATTGCCAACTTTGCAGGATCATTCGGCCTTTCTATTGGCCAAAATGGATGTGCGGGAATCTATCCGGCCATGCTTGCTGTAATGATTGCTCCGACTGTGGGCATTAACCCGCTGTCACCGGGATTTATCTTTACTCTCATTCTCATTGTAGCGATCAGCTCCTTTGGTGTGGCAGGGGTCGGCGGCGGTGCGACATTCGCAGCGATCCTGGTACTATCTGCCCTTGATCTGCCTATTGCACTGGCTGGTTTGCTGATCTCCATTGAGCCGCTAATCGACATGGGACGCACAGCCCTTAACGTCAGCGGATCTATGACTTCCGGTATCCTAACGAGCCGAATCACAGGTGAAATGGATGGAAATCTTTATAACGATATAAATGAAAAAATTGAAGCAGAAGCATAAGAAAAATCGACAGGTGTCAGGCACCTGTCGATTTTTTTCATTTGACCGTCTTTTTTATAACCGTTAAGGACGTCATGGCGCCTACGAATAGTATGGTTATAAACGAGTACAGGAATTTTTCAATACCGACTATCTTTAATCCGCTTAAAATAACCAATCCATCAATTGCGAATATTAAAGCGCCGATATTAATAGGAAGGAGCTTTGTCATCAGCTGTGCCAGCAGGTCTGTGCCCCCTGTGCTGGTTTCATAACGGAGCATAAGGCCGATCCCAAACCCCACCAGGCATCCCCCTAAAATGGAGCTGGGCAATATGGAAAGCTCAAAATTCCCCCGTATTTCCGAGAGCAAATCAATGATGAAGGATGAAATCAGAAGGCCATGCAGGCTATAGAAGAAGTATTTTTTCTCGTAAAACCAGGCAAGTACATATAATGGAATGCTCAGGACAATCATGCTCAATCCAGTGGGAAATTCGTAGTAATAATGAAGGATCAGCCCTATGCCAATAATGCCCCCGTCAAGTAAATGGTGGGGGACAAGGAAGCCGTTAATGCCAATGCCTAATAATAAACTTCCTATTAAAGTTACAAGCAGCTTTTCAAACATAAGCCTATCACCCTAACTTGTCCATTCTTTACTTCTAGAATATGAAGGTTCAGGGATGAAATAGAAGCGGTTCCATGCAAAAAAAAGCTTGTCCGGATTGGACAAGCTTTTGATCTTATTCAGCTGGCGCTTCCGGTTAGTGAGGCAGGAACGCAAGCTGGTAAAAGAATAATACTGCAAATAAATATACAAGGGGATGAACGTCTCTCCATTTCCCTTTTACCACTTTCATAAGCGGATAAGCGATAAATCCAAGTGCAATACCTGTAGCAATACTGGATGTCAGCGGCATGCTTAAGATAATCAGGAATGCAGGGAATGCTTCATCAAGTTCATTCCATTTAATATGAGAAATACTGCCCATCATCAGACTTCCAACGATAATCAGGGCAGGTGCAGTAATGGCAGCAAGACCTGATACCGCACTGACAAGAGGTCCGAAGAAAGCTGAAAGCAGGAACAAACCTGCAACAGTCAAGGTTGTTAATCCTGTTCTTCCGCCGACTGACACACCTGTTGAAGATTCAATATAGGCTGAAGTCGGACTTGTACCGAACATGGCACCGATAGAAGTAGCGATGGAATCCGACAAAAGCGCCTCACGTGCTCTGGGCATCGTTTTGCCTTTCATTAATCCGGCCTGCTGGGCAACACCAATCATCGTTCCAGTTGTATCAAAAATCGTTACAAGCAGGAAGGAGAATACAACGGCGTATAAACTGTGCTGGATAACATCTCCTATTGCTTCGAATGGATTTAAAATGATGATCCCATCCGGAAGCGAAGGCAATGAAACAAATCCCTGGTCAAAAGAAAGCTGTCCTGTAAAGAAGGCAATCAGGGCAGTGATAATCATGCCGAAAAATAAAGCCCCGTTAATCCCGAGCGTCATGAGAATTAATGTCACAGCAAGGCCGACAAGCGCAAGAATCGATTGAGGAGAATGCAAGTCTCCGAGTGCCACAAGATTTGTTGGGTGGCTTGTAATCAGCCCGGTTAAGCGCAACCCGATAAAGGCGATAAACAACCCGATTCCGGCAGTAATTCCGTGCTTTAAATTATCCGGTATTGCAATAATCAGCTTTTCCCGGAAAGGGGTAAGTGACAATATAATAAAGATAATACCAGCAATAAATACTGCTGAGAATGCAGTCATGTAATCTATATTTCCGTGGGTGCCGACAACAGAGTAAGCAAAATAGGCGTTCAGGCCCATTCCCGGTGCGATGGCAATTGGATAATTGGCGAACAGTGCCATCCATAGAGTACCTGCGACAGTTGCAATAATGGTTGCAGAAAAGACTTGCTCAAAAGGTACACCTGCATCAGATAAGATGACAGGGTTTACGACCACAATATAAACCATTGTTAAGAAAGTTGTGATGCCTGCCAAGACCTCAGTCTTTACATTTGTTTGATTTTCTTTTAATTTGAACATAAAAAGTCCCCCATAAACTATAACTTCTTTCAGGTTATATGTGTTATTGATAAATACGAACGTTTAGAAAGCACAAATTATATAATATTCGTTTTTAATGAAAATTTCAAGACCTTAATGTTATTATTCTATATATTGGCTGTTTCATCCTAATATATAGAAAAAAGCTACTCTAATGCAATTTTGCTTCCCCCTGAAATAAAAAAGTGTTGATTCTCAATAGAGGATGCTTATAAACTAAGGTCAAACGACAACGAAATGGGGTTGGCCTATGTTTGCAAATCTTAAAACCATGAATCTTAGTCAGCAGGCCGAATATTTAACAAAGGCCATTGTGCAGATGGAGAGCTATAACCATTCAGATGGAGAAGGGCATAAAGCTGAATTTCTAAAGGAAGTAATCTGTTCGTTTCCATCTTTTCAGAATAATGATCATTTAGTATGGACCCAGGAAATCCCCGGAGATGAATTGGGCCGCAAGAATGTGTTTGCCTTCCTCAAGGGGAGGGAGATGAGCAAAAAGACCATTATATATCTGGCCCATTTGGACACGGTCGGCATAGAGGATTTTGGTCCCATCCAGGGCATGGCCCATAATCCAGATA
It encodes the following:
- a CDS encoding homoserine dehydrogenase, whose translation is MSAITIGLLGFGTVGKGVYETIRKHQERLQAILGKEVKVSAILVKNVNKHSLPDDEVLLTDDFQDIIELPKLDVVIDAIVGREPGYTYLRQAILRGCHVITANKEMFAFHGSELARLAKEKNVSLGFEATVGGGIPIIQTIRQLLNANRIERIEGILNGTSNFILTSMREENLSFEEALKIAQEKGYAEADPKNDIEGYDAFYKAVVLSELVFGKAPEQEYSVREGITDITIEQIRLADSLGLKFKHIASIQKEKDSVRCTVKPVLTGESHPLYRVEGVQNAVSIDADIVGNISLQGPGAGMFPTASAIIEDLIHVGKADLPSVFEEAGSEETVPEQPLWVILGDAEGYEFPEGVEIASKVSEQALIVKGAAEAVSLLDKSGLKAYQVLGDYAVTAGKYKQVQPV
- a CDS encoding NUDIX hydrolase; translation: MEIEKLAKRLRNRTPIILGSERFSKFAILLPLVEINNEVHVLFEVRSLKMRRQPGEVCFPGGRIDPEDRDEEHTAIRETSEELGVGEDSITNVSPLDYMISFGQIIYPYAGIIQNPDKIVPNPDEVEEVFTVPLSFLKKVKPETYHVNFKVEPEENFPFDLIAGGENYNWQTRRAEEVFYYFQDKVIWGLTARILKHFLEIITEDFNESESV
- a CDS encoding PrkA family serine protein kinase, giving the protein MDILKKIEMYRHEEEKLKWEGTFGEYLEIVKEKPWVAQSAHSRVYNMIKDAGVEEVKGQKRYQFFSNQLFGLEEALERLVEEYFHPAAKRLDVRKRILLLMGPVSGGKSTLVTMLKRGLEQYSHAERGAVYAIKGCPMHEDPLHLIPHHLRKDFYDEYGIRIEGNLSPLNSMRLEQEYGGRIEDVLIERIIFSEDRRVGIGTFSPSDPKSQDIADLTGSIDFSTIAEYGSESDPRAYRFDGELNKANRGMMEFQEMLKCDEKFLWHLLSLTQEGNFKAGRFALISADELIVAHTNETEYRSFISNKKNEALHSRIIVMPIPYNLKVSEEEKIYDKMIRESDVSNVHIAPHTLRVAAMFTILTRMKDPKKGDIDLVKKMRLYDGESVEGYNRADVEELKKEHADEGMSGIDPRYVINRISSTIIRKNITSINALDVLRSLKEGLDQHPSITPELKERYLNFISLARKEYDDIAKKEVQKAFVYSYEESAKTLMENYLDNVEAYCNKAKLRDPLTGEEISPDEKLMRSIEEQIGISENAKKAFREEILIRISAYARKGKRFDYNSHDRLREAIQKKLFADLKDVVKITTSSKTPDEQQLKKVNEVVARLIDEHGYNSTSANELLRYVGSLLNR
- a CDS encoding general stress protein produces the protein MKKNILIGGYDTQQELKEAIEGAGSNGYQKENLVIVSKDGANLESFADNYGVNLRIVGSQELGNQRFLDSVKALFMGEDPATSSGIDPDKKDGTRFDEHDLDRYAGMVFDGKYVLIADYYGKYPNSMQDNQRITAENSEGYMESASAREVVHESDIKTLADKSADTCCVNENPSRVQHSHTLAEMKTSEVNREEVLTKDRLK
- the yhbH gene encoding sporulation protein YhbH, giving the protein MTNVNNHQFVISQEDWSLHRKGYDDQQRHQDKVQEAIRNNLPDLITEENIVMSNGREVVKIPIRSLDEYKIRYNYDKNKHVGQGDGDSQIGDVVARDGSGSKKGPGKGQGAGDQAGEDYFEAEVSLMEIEEALFKQLELPNLKRKEQDENVIEDIEFNDIRKTGLMGNIDKKRTMMSAFKRNAMKGKAAFHPIYKEDLKFKTWNEIVKPDSKAVVLAMMDTSGSMGIWEKYMARSFFFWMTRFLRTKYETVEIEFIAHHTEAKVVSEEDFFSKGESGGTICSSAYRKALELIDAKYDPRKFNIYPFHFSDGDNLTSDNARCVKLVEDLMKVSNMFGYGEVNQYNRHSTLMSAYKNIKNDDFRYFILKQKADVFHAMKSFFKQEEDKKKYA